The sequence below is a genomic window from Candidatus Dependentiae bacterium.
TATTTTTTCCACCATCTATAAAGTGTAATTCCGGCTGCAATAGACGTTGCCGATACAGCCAATGATTTCCATTTGTTACGTTTGATTTTTTTCCACCAGCGTTGATACCATGGTTTTACTTTTTTTAATATTGGGTAATTTGGGCCATTTGTGATTAAACTGTTTTGAGCCTCTTTGAGTACCAATGAGTCATTGTGTGCAATGTTTGATATATCTACAATGTGTACATTGTTTTTACTTGTAGACATGGCAATTTTAGAACTGTTTTTATTTACTGCAACGTGGATAAACCATTCGTCCGGAACATGTTGACCATTTTGGGGTATCCTTGAAAATGAAGTTGTTCCATCGAGTCCACATATAGAAATTTTTTGTGGAGAAATAATTATCACCTGTTTTTGATCAGGAGTAAAAAAAGCATCTTTAATTTTACTGCCGTGCGTGATGAATGTTGTAATATTATTCATTTTGTTACGAATATATAATGTGTTTGCAAATACTGTCAATACGTAGGCATTAGTTTCTATACAACCTTCATCGGTTTCTTCATGATTAAAGGTAGAACTTGTTTCTGTGTTTTGTCTCTCAACATCGTACGTATATACTATTGAATCAGTTTTAACTGATAATGTGCTATTATCTTGAAAATATATACTTTTAATTTGTTGGTTGCATTTCAAAGTACGGGGGGAATCAGCTGGTTGGTCTGTGATCATCATGCTGTTAGATATAAATGGTATACATCCTATGGCAATGATGAAAGTTTTTAAAGTTCGATAAAACATAGTCTAACCTCTGTATGTCTAAAAAATAAATACATCAAAATTGAGTATGATTTTTGGCGTGAAATAATCTCTTATATGGTTGCGCCATTTATATAAGCATCCTGCAATTGCACATGTTGTTGCTCCAAATAGTTTCCATTTATTATTTGTTATTCTTTGCCACAACGAAGGAGATTTTTGTGATTTTAGTGTCTCTTTTTTAGGTTGTACAGATTTATCTAAAGGTTCGTTGTTGTAAGTTTTGTTTTGATCTAATATACTTTCTCTTGCTAAAGGTGTGTTATATAAATAAATGTGATTATCTGAGCTACTGATGGCTAAAAATTTATTGTCAGGACTTATTGCAATATCTTTTCCTTTATAGTTGATAGGCTTTGCAATGACCACTTTTTTTGTGTTTATGCAGTGGATTGAGAGTGCTTTTTTTGATAAAATGAGTGCATATTTTTGATCAGATGTAATACACAATTTTAAGATGTCCTGTCTTTGCTTAAGGGTGTTATATTCATTTTCGTTTATACCGAAACAGTGTTTATTTCTTTTTTGCAAATTCTGGAGGGTTGAGTTTGTAGATACTTTTTTTGATTTCATATCTATAGTATAGTCAACCTCTTCTTCATTTTTGTGTGTTGCTTTTACCATCAGAGTTTTATTGTCTATAAACCTGATATCTGCTATGGGATTTACTGATTGGTATTCTTTTTCTAAAGTTAACTTCTGTTCAGCTGCGTATGACAGTTGAGGAGCACTCACTGTAAAAACAGCTAAAATAGCTAAAAATTTATGAAACATTATAACCTCCTAAACGTATTCATTTTTTCTATTATACATTATATAATATATTATTGTACTGTTTTGTCAAGCTATTAAGTAAAATAATATTTCTATATGAAAAGCTGTCTTTTTATTATTTACTGAAATAATGCACCGAGTTGATCTTGTAATGACCGGTGATTTTGAGGATTTAATCGGTGTGTGCATGCGTTTTTAATATCACTTACACTGCCTTGTTTACATGCATCTATTAATTGTTGTCGATGTTTTTTTATTTGTTCTTTTTGTTCAGAGGTTAAATGTTTTAAATCTTCGCCATATAAAAAATCAGATAAGCGTTCAAGTTGCCATTCTAATTTATTGAATTCTGAAACATCTTTTAGTTTCTTAATTTTATGAGCTCTTATTTTTTCATTAAGTTCAGTTGGGATCCAGCCATCTTCAACAAATGCTGCATGTTCTTGAATTTCTTTAAACATGGTATGTAATTGATCAATTGTTTGTGTAAAGCATGTATTTGCTGTTTCATAATGATTGTATGAAACCTTGCCTAAGCTATTTACTTTTAATGTGCCATTTAAAAATGCTTCGATAAAGGAGATTTTTTGCGCATCGGATATTGGTTGATTACAAGCGATGTTATTTGTAATTATAAAAATGGTCAGTAGGAATATCGGTTTTATTTTATACATATTTTCTTTTGAGTAGTTAAAAGTGTTATCGTTGTAATAAGTATACAATTAAAAAAGCTTTTAAAAAATAGGGATATGAAATGAAGAGTTTTTTGTTTTTACTTTTATCTTTTTTTTGTTGTCCATTACGTGCAATGTTTCTAAATTGTGCAGCGCCGAGCCGTTTTTTTTCGGTTTTATGCAAATCAAGACGTTCATTGCCTCCATGTTCTTCCGATATGATTCAACGTTCATTTTCATTTGACTCTGTCATGCCTGAAAAACAAATAGCGATTGCAAAACATATGCGTGAGTTAGATCAAGCCAAACATGATCGTGCAAGCAATGGGGCAGCAGCTGTGATGGTTGGTGTTATTGATAGTGGAGGATATGTTTTTGATATGCCAATAGAGGTTGTGGGTCTTGTTGGGACAATAGCGATGCTTTTTAGTATGCAATCTTTGAAGCATCACATACAAGTGTGTGCAAAAAAAGATATTTTAGATATGTTGCACAAGACAAATTAAAAAAGTTCCTGAGAAAATTCTTCAATTTGTTCAGGTGTAATTGTGTCGCCCATTGCACGATAAAAAGCTTCATCATATTCACGTGTTTGAATAACCACCGGCATTGCTAAAGCATGTCCCATTAATAGTGCTTGTTTTTTGCTATCAAGTGATGCCAAAATAGTGCGTAAGTTTTGTGCACCATTGACGCCGGTCAAGACACCTTGAATATCTTTTTCATCATTTAATTGCGCAACAATTTTTGTGCCGATTTGAGATAACACTTCTTGATCAATGCCGGAAGGGCGTTGATCAACCACCAAAAGTGAAACATAATATTTGCGCATTTCACGTGCAATAGTACCAAAAATAGTCTGTTTTGCCGCTTGTGGATTGAGGAATTTATGCGCTTCCTCAATGGTGATCATCAGTTTTTTTGGTTCGTCCTCTTTTTTTTGTGATCCTAAAAATTTTTCTGTTTTTTCAATAAATGCATCATGAATGCGACGAGAAATTATATTGGCAACTAAAAGATAACAAAACATTGAGGTGTAATTACCAAATTCAAGAATAACATTTATGCCACGATCAATATATTCCATCATTTGATCAATAACATTATCTTCTTTATAAGCACCGGCACTTTGCGGTTGAAAAAAGGGCAACCGTTCAATTTTTTTCAGTTTTCTATACAGTGCTGCAACCGATTCAGGATGTGCACCAATTGATTCGGCAAATTCCTTGAGGTTGTCACCTTGTGAAAGCAAAACAGCTAACCAGTTTTGTTTATGTTTTGCTGCAATAAGGTATGCGGCTTCTGTTGCAGTGTTATGTAAATTTAATTCTTGCTGCAGTGATAACAGATCTTCAACGCGAATTGCATGATAGGGAATAATAACTTCAACATCCGGATTGCCACCACGTCTGCGTGTTGATTGTGGGTCTAATGAAAATATGAC
It includes:
- a CDS encoding DUF87 domain-containing protein; protein product: MKTVKQKIGHITSGSLTDGFVMRIHPDAQLEEIKTGKFVSIVGKANRFFSLITDLSLQVTNPDILLYPPTETETLLNEVLKQKGMYATAQLKPMLMLDSEQRPKPVKTIPPHFATVYEANKDDVALIFGDENDPSKRYFNIGSPLDMTTPVCLDLDRLTERSNGIFGKTGTGKTFLTRLVLAGLIKNDKAVNVIFDMHSEYGLQARKEGKGHSFVKGLKTLFPDKVVIFSLDPQSTRRRGGNPDVEVIIPYHAIRVEDLLSLQQELNLHNTATEAAYLIAAKHKQNWLAVLLSQGDNLKEFAESIGAHPESVAALYRKLKKIERLPFFQPQSAGAYKEDNVIDQMMEYIDRGINVILEFGNYTSMFCYLLVANIISRRIHDAFIEKTEKFLGSQKKEDEPKKLMITIEEAHKFLNPQAAKQTIFGTIAREMRKYYVSLLVVDQRPSGIDQEVLSQIGTKIVAQLNDEKDIQGVLTGVNGAQNLRTILASLDSKKQALLMGHALAMPVVIQTREYDEAFYRAMGDTITPEQIEEFSQELF